The following are encoded in a window of Trichomycterus rosablanca isolate fTriRos1 chromosome 13, fTriRos1.hap1, whole genome shotgun sequence genomic DNA:
- the LOC134325376 gene encoding uncharacterized protein LOC134325376, protein MYLLVEFVDEGTTSPVAAEWYHEGISWWPPYTDKAKLLKSIRGSEVPNVSRGWTQHQARILYSSDCLDKVVQKWRISCETSDLNSDNDFPRKRKPKKPFEFIEKSQAKWHPSPQKQNLKMKKKTVHSLPPPPIPPPPPADHRNPGTNRSMMSQDECFQTNVQGYSDETSFPESRQVMSKAQSYQGRIQDAWFTEPTQQMMSQIQLLSQDGQSTITEQMTEDNQSVGLESHCDILSAGPANAPRVRLPTGRLVPGQCTPAERAILEMLGELQLQVQHLTSVITQRGPFLGNSSLKMPPAPADKEEEDGLPLESIQALNDFEVHLQNKIFKQKLVSKLSLVGGQTLKKNSVADLWQSVCSSTSCAVELVWQRRENGHQKHTPERHNCLISNEKPAAPHSK, encoded by the exons ATGTACCTACTGGTTGAATTTGTGGATGAGGGAACAACAAGCCCGGTGGCAGCAGAGTGGTACCATGAGGGCATATCATGGTGGCCTCCATACACAGACAAAGCCAAACTTCTAAAAAGTATCCGAGGCAGTGAGGTCCCAAATGTGAGCAGAGGATGGACACAGCACCAAGCTCGTATCCTTTACAGCTCAG aTTGTTTGGACAAGGTCGTCCAGAAATGGAGAATATCCTGCGAGACCTCGGATTTAAATTCAGACAATGATTTCCCACGAAAACGAAA aCCTAAAAAGCCATTTGAATTTATTGAAAAGTCTCAAGCAAAATGGCATCCCAGCCCTCAAAAACAGAATctcaaaatgaaaaagaaaacagtgcattccctaccaccaccaccaataccaccaccaccacctgctGACCATCGAAATCCTGGAACAAACAGAAGTA TGATGTCACAGGATGAGTGCTTCCAGACAAATGTTCAGGGATACTCGGATGAAACCTCCTTCCCAGAATCTAGACAAG tgatGTCAAAGGCCCAGTCCTATCAGGGAAGAATTCAGGATGCTTGGTTCACTGAACCAACACAGCAGA TGATGTCACAAATCCAATTGCTCAGTCAAGATGGACAGTCCACCATCACAGAACAAA TGACAGAAGACAATCAAAGTGTTGGTTTGGAAAGCCACTGTGACATTCTGTCAGCAGGACCAG CTAACGCACCTAGAGTCCGTCTGCCTACAGGCCGACTAGTGCCGGGTCAATGCACAC CAGCAGAGAGGGCCATCTTAGAGATGCTGGGGGAACTGCAGCTCCAGGTCCAGCATCTCACTTCTGTTATTACCCAAAGAGGCCCCTTTTTGGGTAACAGCAGCCTGAAGATGCCACCTGCACCAGCAGataaagaggaagaagatggacTTCCACTGGAAAGCATTCAGGCCTTGAATGACTTTGAAGTCCATCTTCAAAACAAGATCTTCAAGCAAAAATTG GTGTCAAAACTGTCACTGGTTGGGGGgcaaacacttaaaaaaaacagtgtggCGGATTTGTGGCAAAGTGTTTGCTCCTCAACTAGCTGTGCAGTTGAACTGGTGTGGCAGAGGAGAGAAAACGGCCATCAAAAACACACACCTGAAAGACACAATTGTCT tatcaGCAATGAGAAACCCGCTGCTCCCCACTCCAAATGA